From the genome of Sinanaerobacter sp. ZZT-01:
TTCAGACTGCCTTCCAATGCATTGGTAAGTTCCACCGGTTCCCCATCTTTTGTGAGCACCCATTCTACCGGCAGTGTATTGTTATTGCCGCGGGTACGCAGATCAATGGTGCGGTCGGTATGGGTGGCGTCCGGCAGCTCGAAAGAAAGCGTCAGCACCGGCAGGACTTCAATTTTCCCGCCATCCTCATACAGGAACACACGACCGGTTTCGTCGGTAATCCGGGCAATAAGCTCATAGATTCCTGCATGCTTGAACCGGATAGTGCCGCCGCCGTTTGTAAGCGTGCCGTCTAGATAAGTTGCAAGATCCTGGAATCCGAAGCTGTTCTCCAACAGCCACTCCACCTTTAGATCCCCCAATTCCAAGATTTCTGGAATAATGGATACGGGGGTATCCGTATGGGCAGTTTCCGGCAACTTGTAGGTGATACCCGGTACCGGATAGACCTTAATAGGTGCAGTATAGCTGTAGCTTCTGCCAGCAGGGTCTGTAAAGGCGGCCTTCAGCACATATTCGCCCTTTTCCTTAAAGCGCACGATGCTTTCGGTACCGGTCAGAGTTCCTTCCACATAGTCCGAGAGCGTGAGCGCTTCACCGTTTCGGGTCAATGACCACTGAATTTCAGCAGTCCCAAGATGTTGGAATGATGCCTGCACCTGAACACTTTTGTCTGTATGGGAAATCTCCGGCAGATAGAAGCCAACAGCGCCCACCGGGTAGATGGTAACAGCCTGTGATGCTTCAAAGGTTCTGCCAGTTTCATCCGTCAGCGTTCCGGTAAGACGGTACACGCCTTTGTCCTTAAAACGAACTTTGCCGCCTTCATCGGTCAGGGAGCCTTCCAGTTCCTCTGCGATTTCAGCCGTTTCTCCATTCTTCATAAGGCTCCACACCACAGGCATATCATCTGCATTTAGCAGTGTGGTAGAGATGTCCAGCTCCGTATCGGTATGGGCTGCTTCAGGAAGTCCAAAGGTAATCTCTGCAACGGGATAGACTGTTGTACTTTCCGTATGGGTAAAGCTGCGGCCAGTTTCATCGGTCAGGGATGCTGTAAGTGTCTGTTGTCCGGAACTCTTGAACACAAAGGTGCCGCCCTCATTTCCAAGCGCACCATCCAGCATATCGGTAAGAGCTGTTGTTTCACCGTCTTTTTCTGCTGTCCACACAATGTCATGCCCATAGAGCGCTTCCGGTGAATACGACAGCGTAACCGATTTGTCTGTGTGAGTGGTTTCCGGCAGGGCGAAGGTCAGGTCAACCACCGGGTAGACCGTCACCGTTTTGGATAGCACGGTTTCCTTTCCTCTGACGTTTTTCGCTGTTGCGGTCAGGGTATATTTACCCGGCTCCTTAAACTGGAGTATACCGCCCTCCAGACTGAGCGTGCCGGCATCTGTCAGTTCTGCCGGCTGTTCTGAGCCGTCCACGGCAGTTTTACTCAACGTCCATGTAAAGCTCTGCATATATTTCCATACCGGCATAATCTTGATTTCAGTATCGGTATGTGTAGTTTCGGGAAGTTCAAAACGCACCTGCGCATCCGGGTAGGAATAGGAACCTCCCCCTGAACTACCACCGGAGCCGCCGCCGGAGCTTCCTGAATCATCATCGTCATCCGAATTTCCGCCGGGTGTCGGTGTTGGCTTCACAGGATCAGGCGCATTAGGTGCGGGTGTTGGCTTGGGTATTTCCGGTGTGGGGGTAGGTGTTGGAAGAGGTTTCGTTTTATCAATCAGATCCTTGGCCTCACCCTTGGTAACCGGATCATTCGGCTTCAATTTTCCGTCAGAATTTTCTCCGGTAATACCATCCTCTTTTCCGATGATGATATAGCCCTTGTCGCCATCCTTGATGTCCTTGTCATCGTCATAGCCGCTGTGTCCCTGGGTGTTTTTCGCTTCCTCATTCTTTCCGCTGATACGCACCAGCATCTTGATGATTTCGGCACGGGTGATCGAATCATCGGGATGGAAGCCATCCGGATAGTCCGCAGGATCAATGATGCCTGCATCAATCAGCGCCTCAATGTACTTTTCCGACCAATGTCCGTCAATATCAGGGAAACTGGCCGGGTCTTTCTCCACGTCCTTTGTGTCCAGCGGGATATCCCGCACCATAATAGTAGCGAATTCACCACGGGTTAGGATCTCATCCTCCGGGATAAACAAATCGGGACGCTGTTCCATAAAAACAAAAATCCCGCCGCCGATCAGCAGCAGGAGGAGAATGAGGATGACGATTATGCCAACCCTTCTCTTTTTCTTTTCTGCCATGAGAATACCTTCCTTTCAATTTTTTATAAAAGGAGCCAAAGTCTGCAACGCGTTACAGCTTCAGCTCCATGCCGCTATTTTGTTCCTGTTCTTTGCGATGTGCATCCAGTATCTCCTGCGTTGGATAGATGAGTTTACCATCCACCATATCAAAAACGCAGAAATCATCCCGGTCGCAGACCATGATTCGATGCTGATATTCCTTCTGCAGGTCGATGTAGTCCTGCACCTCCTTGGGGCTGCAAAGCCACACACCGGAGGTATAGCGGTCATCCGGCAGAAAGCAATAACCGCTGTACTGAGGCTCATGATTTTTCAAGTCCAGCGCTCCTGCCGGACGAATCTGTGACAGCTGGAGTCTGGCATGATCCGTAAGAATTTCAGGCTTCGCAATGCCGAGAATGTCACTGCGGTTCCAGCGTATCTGTTCGCCATCTGCCAGAGATACGGCAAAGACTGCACGTCCACTGGGATTTTGCTTGCTGCCAAAGCCACCGGTACAGAAATACAGCTGATGATCTGCACTGCGATGGGATTCAGGCAGTGCGGCTGCGCTCAGTACAACCACCTTTCCCTCCAGTGAGAGATCATATCCTGTCTGCCGGCAGTCTTGCGAAGTGAAAAGCTTTTTATCTTCCACGAATTAATTCTCCTTCCTTTGCTTGAGCAGCTCCGTTAAATCGGTGATGAGGCTAAGCTGAGTTTCATCCGGCATACGCTTAATGGCAGCACGAACATAGGCTTCCACCGCTTCAGGCGACTGGTCGCCTACCTCGATAAGCGCCACCTTCTGAATGCTGACTGCACCCTGACGGACATTCAGCTTCACGATATCGCCGTAGTCCAATCCGGATGCAGAGCGCATGTCCTTGGGAATCAGTACTCTGCCCTTACTGTCGATAATGCGGTATGTGTTTTTAGCGTTCATACAAAGTAACCCTCCTTTCTCATAACCTCCCGAACGGTATCGGGGTGAATACCAAGCTCTTGAAAAAGCCCGGTCAGATCCTCTGGCAGCTGATTCAAAATATCTGAGGCAAAAATGACAATGGCACCGTCCCCACAGATGATTTCCAGATCACTGTCGGTGGAAATCCCTGCATCCTCCAGCAGCTCTGCTGGTAGATTCAAACTGTTCTCGTCATCTGATTCATCCTCATCCTCCGGTGCATCCGACAAAGCACACAATGGTACGGCAACCTCGATGCCGGATTGGGTAAGTAAAAGCAAAGGTGCTGATTCCTCCGCCTGGGATGCAAGAATGACATCGACCTGTTCACCGGGCATCAGTCCTGCGGGAATAGCAGGAAGCGTCAGAAGTCCATGGGTATCGACGACCGCTTTTGTTTTCATAATTTTCATAGGATGTTTCCTCCTTCATAAATATCCCTTGCGGGAGTTGGGTTATTGGTCAAAGAAAAAACCGGCGTCAAAAAGATTGAGCTGTGATGGCATATCCAGCAACCTTTCGCCGGTATCATAGTTGGAAATCAGCACCTCGGCGTACTCACTGCCATTGTCATAGCGCTGTGCCAGATTATTAAGACGGCTGACCGATTCAATCTGAAAGTCTTTATACAGCTCCCGAATGAATTCGCAGTCATTGTAGCTGACCAGAAACTTACCCTTGCAGGCTGTCAGCGTATCCCGCAAACGGTAATGATCCTCCTTTCTGAATTCAACAGCGTAATGTCCTTCTGTCTGATAGTAGGGAGGATCGCAATAAATGAAAGCATTTTCTCTGTCGTACTGTCGGATGAGGTCTTCAAAGTCCTTGTTCTCTATGACCGTATCCTTTAAACGAACATTTGCCTGCCAGAGCAGGTGAAAGGCTTTCCGGATATCAAAGGGCTGACAGCCGAAGCTGGTGCATCCGCTTCCGTAACTGTATCGAATGAGTTTATAGAAGGCGGCGGCACGCTTGACATCATTCATGACTGCCTTTTCTGTAAGAATCTGCCGGATGTCTTCGTACTCAAGTGGGGAGATATATCGCTCGGCAAGTTCTAACTCCTTTGCGAGATACTCACTAGTGAATTCCTGCTTCTCCAAATATCTGCGAAGCACACCAAACTCATCTCGCCCATTCAGCGGCAGGAAATTCAGTTCCTGAATCAGTGCAAGGGTTTGCTCCTTAGCACACCGGAACATGTTCGTGAGGTCGTAGTTAAAATCGTTGTACACCTCCATGGCGGTATCAACCGGCCGACCAAACAGCACCCATCCACCGCCGCCGAAAACCTCAATATACCGCCCGAACTCTTTGGGCATCCGCTGATAGATTAGCTCCCGCAATGCTTTTTTTCCACCCACCCAGCTGATGATGCTGTTCATTTTTTCACCTGCCTTTACTGCGGCGGTTGATGGCATCAACATCCGTTTTCATACATGTTCCATCCGGACTCCAGCAAATGAAACCGACACGGGGATAAGGACAGCCCTCGCACCGGGAACGCTCGGCTGGCAGTGGAACGCCATAACGTTTTGGTGGACTGGTTGCTCCCGCACCCGGCTTTTCTAATGGATTTGCTTTTTGATTCATGATTTATGCTCCTTTCGTTGAAAACAAAAAAGGCGCCGCCTTTTTCCAAAGACGATGCCTCATGTTTTCTTATTCTGTTAATGATAGTTGATTCGGAAAAAAGAAAAAGCCCCTCTCAGTTTCAGGTGAAACTAAAAAGGCGCTACATATTGAGATGTGTTCCACTGCACCTTTGGGTTCTCGCAGCGAAATCATTAACGATAACATAGGTTCATACATCCTATGCAAATGTTACCGCTTTACAAAAAGCGAAATATTGCGTACAATACGAGCAGTTGAACTGCTCAATGAAAGCTGTAGCAGTTCAGTGTTCTTATTGTATAAGGAGTGATCATCAGGATGACCTTCGGGGATAAATTCAAGCAGGAAAGAAGCAGGCTTGGCTTAACACAACAGGAAACAGCAGACGGTCTGCAAATTAACCGCCGCATGATCACACGATATGAAACCGGGATCTCGTTTCCCCGCTCCAGAGATGCCTATAAAAAGATTGCCGGCTTTTTCGGAGTGGATGTTAACTACCTGCTGTCCGAAGATCAG
Proteins encoded in this window:
- a CDS encoding S-layer homology domain-containing protein, which produces MAEKKKRRVGIIVILILLLLLIGGGIFVFMEQRPDLFIPEDEILTRGEFATIMVRDIPLDTKDVEKDPASFPDIDGHWSEKYIEALIDAGIIDPADYPDGFHPDDSITRAEIIKMLVRISGKNEEAKNTQGHSGYDDDKDIKDGDKGYIIIGKEDGITGENSDGKLKPNDPVTKGEAKDLIDKTKPLPTPTPTPEIPKPTPAPNAPDPVKPTPTPGGNSDDDDDSGSSGGGSGGSSGGGSYSYPDAQVRFELPETTHTDTEIKIMPVWKYMQSFTWTLSKTAVDGSEQPAELTDAGTLSLEGGILQFKEPGKYTLTATAKNVRGKETVLSKTVTVYPVVDLTFALPETTHTDKSVTLSYSPEALYGHDIVWTAEKDGETTALTDMLDGALGNEGGTFVFKSSGQQTLTASLTDETGRSFTHTESTTVYPVAEITFGLPEAAHTDTELDISTTLLNADDMPVVWSLMKNGETAEIAEELEGSLTDEGGKVRFKDKGVYRLTGTLTDETGRTFEASQAVTIYPVGAVGFYLPEISHTDKSVQVQASFQHLGTAEIQWSLTRNGEALTLSDYVEGTLTGTESIVRFKEKGEYVLKAAFTDPAGRSYSYTAPIKVYPVPGITYKLPETAHTDTPVSIIPEILELGDLKVEWLLENSFGFQDLATYLDGTLTNGGGTIRFKHAGIYELIARITDETGRVFLYEDGGKIEVLPVLTLSFELPDATHTDRTIDLRTRGNNNTLPVEWVLTKDGEPVELTNALEGSLNAYGGKIRFQDVGTYTLTASMTDALDRVFSYKAATTVYPVPSVTLNVPQVWYAGEAGAVSITGTDLDNLAAYWTISKDAGEAKPYAAYASGTLTEEGGSLIFPAKGTYELTLTMTDPAGRTYERKWSFTVYPIPTMNISVPALTYSGDSMAVTASGSELAEMDMAWLLSVDGGAARPYTEYATGALTKNGGNLHISTNKTISVKLIAEATDTNGRKFTFVSNAGTIKPVASFPFTIPSSVHIGAGFNVSLPAATGLDGRNLVWALTKGGSPAAYTGSLTNSGGNITISATGSYVLTASTTDSTGRAFSYSQNVTITNNAPNKPTGSASVTRTAQNAKLRVNLTASATDPDGDTVTLEYSGNTADGYYAVGTHTVKVRAKDVWGLYSDWTNITFTVSNSAPSTPVITRTPNGNSIAPGVSITITASSSDPDGDAITYIWEGRPAQTSTAYPLGKNVVRVKAVDSTGAESPWAAIVFFVADPNRGGGMTLTGPESVILEQGISGATITNYTFTVPPVSGHSGSDYGRVRGYNTLTRQWDQLDYGTTTNGITFSRSLSPGIYSQLEFYYYTNHDCMYNKSNITYSVEFYFQ
- a CDS encoding helix-turn-helix domain-containing protein, producing the protein MTFGDKFKQERSRLGLTQQETADGLQINRRMITRYETGISFPRSRDAYKKIAGFFGVDVNYLLSEDQELTVVATEQYGSRGMKQAQEIIDGLASLFAGDTLSEQDKHTVMKALQDVYRESRAMKTG
- a CDS encoding AbrB/MazE/SpoVT family DNA-binding domain-containing protein — protein: MNAKNTYRIIDSKGRVLIPKDMRSASGLDYGDIVKLNVRQGAVSIQKVALIEVGDQSPEAVEAYVRAAIKRMPDETQLSLITDLTELLKQRKEN
- a CDS encoding DNA adenine methylase, whose translation is MNSIISWVGGKKALRELIYQRMPKEFGRYIEVFGGGGWVLFGRPVDTAMEVYNDFNYDLTNMFRCAKEQTLALIQELNFLPLNGRDEFGVLRRYLEKQEFTSEYLAKELELAERYISPLEYEDIRQILTEKAVMNDVKRAAAFYKLIRYSYGSGCTSFGCQPFDIRKAFHLLWQANVRLKDTVIENKDFEDLIRQYDRENAFIYCDPPYYQTEGHYAVEFRKEDHYRLRDTLTACKGKFLVSYNDCEFIRELYKDFQIESVSRLNNLAQRYDNGSEYAEVLISNYDTGERLLDMPSQLNLFDAGFFFDQ